One genomic window of Diospyros lotus cultivar Yz01 chromosome 8, ASM1463336v1, whole genome shotgun sequence includes the following:
- the LOC127807476 gene encoding berberine bridge enzyme-like 8, with product MTTSTLVLLLVSTFLAAFLHPSSSSAVSDSNLQAFIQCLDSHSDPSFPASPAVYTPNNSSYSSVLQAYIRNLRFNESFTPKPVLILTALHESHIQASIICGKAHGLQMKIRSGGHDYEGISYWSEVSFFILDLFNFRSINVSLEDETAWVQVGATLGEVYYRIAEKSKTHGFPAGVCPTVGIGGTISGGGYGNMLRKYGLSVDNVVDAQIIDVNGRLLDREAMGEDLFWAITGGGGSSYGVVLAYKIKLVAVPETVTVFRVKRTLGQNATDLVYRWTEVADKLDQDLFIRLIIDVVNSSTTGEKTIRASFFTLFLGDSERLLSVMNQSFPELGLKKSDCTEMSWVESVLYYTSFPTGTPVNVLLSRTPQVLTHLKRKSDYLTKPIPKEGLEFIWKKMIELERPVLTFNPYGGKMAEISASAKPFPHRAGNICKIQYATDWDEGGKEEANYYVNLTRKLHEYMTPFVSKFPRQAFWNYRDLDLGINHNGRKSFAEAAGYGIKYFMGNYMRLVQIKTKVDPDNFFRNEQSIPVAPHARK from the exons ATGACAACTTCAACTcttgtattattattagtttcAACGTTCCTGGCTGCATTTCttcatccttcttcttcatcggCAGTTTCTGATTCTAACCTTCAGGCATTCATTCAGTGCCTCGACAGCCATTCCGACCCTTCTTTTCCGGCCTCGCCAGCCGTCTACACTCCCAACAACTCTTCCTATTCTTCTGTTCTTCAGGCTTACATTCGAAACCTCAGGTTCAACGAATCTTTCACCCCCAAACCAGTGCTCATTCTCACTGCATTGCACGAGTCCCACATCCAGGCCTCCATTATTTGCGGCAAAGCTCATGGCCTCCAGATGAAGATCCGAAGTGGCGGCCATGATTACGAAGGAATCTCGTATTGGTCTGAGGTTTCCTTCTTTATTCTCGACCTGTTTAACTTTAGATCCATCAATGTCAGTTTGGAAGACGAGACCGCTTGGGTTCAAGTTGGCGCAACTCTTGGCGAAGTCTACTACCGAATCGCCGAGAAAAGCAAAACCCATGGCTTCCCCGCCGGAGTTTGCCCGACTGTTGGCATTGGCGGCACCATTAGCGGCGGTGGATATG GTAATATGTTGAGGAAATACGGTCTCTCTGTCGATAACGTTGTCGACGCACAAATAATCGACGTCAATGGCAGGCTTCTGGACCGAGAGGCCATGGGTGAGGACTTGTTCTGGGCCATCACCGGCGGCGGAGGATCCAGCTATGGAGTCGTTCTCGCCTACAAAATCAAACTGGTGGCTGTCCCCGAAACAGTGACTGTCTTCCGAGTCAAACGAACCCTAGGCCAAAACGCCACCGACCTCGTTTACCGCTGGACGGAAGTGGCCGACAAGTTGGACCAAGATCTCTTCATCAGACTGATAATAGACGTCGTCAACAGCAGCACGACCGGAGAAAAGACGATCCGGGCGTCGTTCTTCACCTTGTTCCTGGGAGATTCCGAGAGGCTCCTCTCCGTAATGAACCAGAGCTTCCCCGAACTGGGTTTGAAAAAATCAGATTGCACCGAAATGAGCTGGGTTGAATCGGTTCTCTACTATACCAGCTTCCCCACCGGAACGCCGGTGAACGTTCTACTGAGCAGAACTCCCCAAGTTCTCACCCATCTGAAGAGGAAATCGGACTACTTGACCAAACCAATTCCAAAAGAAGGTCTGGAATTCATATGGAAGAAGATGATCGAGCTGGAACGACCGGTGCTGACGTTCAACCCCTACGGCGGGAAGATGGCGGAGATCTCGGCGTCTGCGAAGCCGTTTCCCCACCGGGCCGGAAACATTTGCAAAATCCAGTACGCCACGGACTGGGACGAAGGTGGCAAAGAGGAGGCGAACTACTACGTGAATCTGACGAGGAAGCTACACGAATATATGACTCCATTTGTGTCCAAGTTTCCGAGACAAGCTTTCTGGAATTACAGAGATCTTGACTTGGGGATCAACCACAACGGCCGGAAAAGCTTCGCCGAAGCGGCTGGTTATGGGATTAAGTATTTCATGGGGAATTACATGAGGTTGGTGCAGATAAAGACGAAGGTGGATCCTGATAATTTCTTCAGAAACGAGCAGAGTATTCCAGTCGCTCCACATGCAAGGAAATAA